A region from the Mercenaria mercenaria strain notata chromosome 7, MADL_Memer_1, whole genome shotgun sequence genome encodes:
- the LOC123552767 gene encoding uncharacterized protein LOC123552767 isoform X1 has translation MPGRGRGVRRKARNPTTAKRQCIDLPEAPESDENTAQQVQGLSSRSRTRTMSGPNPSVECLQSRAKQLLNASLSANTLGTYRTALVTFQDFCSVYKLKLQWPITQNQVILFISFCFEKGLSPNTISTYVAGITYYNKLNEGSDFGEVFIIRKLLEGCRRSRKRRDLRAPVTLKILTEICSLLPIICYDVFESKLFKAMFVLAYFGMFRVSELVVTNQLELNRPVQYQDVTFQSDNTQLTIVLRMSKTNHSNAPTTIRIKCENNDKLCPVCALNDYIVVRPKIIGPLFIHANMKPVTRCQFSGVLSKCLCSSSFASEKIRSHSFRIGRATQLATMGIPTDAIMKLGRWHSGAYRRYIRL, from the exons ATGCCTGGCCGTGGGAGAGGCGTTCGTAGGAAAGCAAGGAACCCTACAACTGCCAAGAGGCAATGTATTGATCTGCCAGAAGCGCCGGAATCTGATGAAAATACAG CTCAACAGGTTCAGGGACTTAGCTCCAGAAGCAGAACTCGAACCATGTCCGGTCCCAACCCATCTGTGGAATGTCTTCAATCCAGAGCAAAGCAACTGTTGAATGCCAGTTTATCAGCTAACACCTTGGGTACATATAGAACAGCATTAGTCACATTTCAAGACTTTTGTAGTGTATACAAATTGAAGTTACAATGGCCAATAACTCAGAATCAAGTAATATTGTTCATTTCATTCTGTTTTGAAAAAGGGCTTTCTCCAAACACAATATCAACTTATGTAGCAGGTATAACTTATTATAATAAGTTAAATGAAGGGTCAGATTTTGGCGAGGTATTTATCATTAGGAAACTGTTGGAAGGTTGTCGTAGGTCTAGGAAAAGAAGGGACCTTAGAGCCCCTGtcactttaaaaattttaaccgaAATCTGTTCCTTGTTACCAATAATTTGTTATGATGTTTTCGAGTCCAAGTTGTTCAAGGCTATGTTTGTACTAGCATATTTTGGTATGTTCAGGGTGAGTGAATTAGTGGTGACAAATCAGTTGGAGCTTAATAGACCTGTGCAGTATCAAGATGTTACATTCCAAAGTGATAACACACAACTAACTATAGTGCTGAGAATGTCAAAAACAAATCATTCTAATGCGCCCACAACAATTAGgattaaatgtgaaaataatgATAAGTTGTGTCCTGTATGTGCACTTAATGATTATATTGTGGTAAGACCGAAAATTATTGGTCCGTTATTCATACATGCCAATATGAAACCAGTTACCAGATGTCAATTTTCTGGTGTATTATCTAAATGTTTGTGTTCTTCCAGTTTTGCCAGTGAAAAAATTCGATCACATAGTTTTCGAATTGGTAGAGCAACTCAGTTAGCAACAATGGGTATCCCTACAGATGCAATTATGAAGTTAGGTCGTTGGCACTCTGGAGCCTATAGGCGTTACATACGTTTATAG
- the LOC123552767 gene encoding uncharacterized protein LOC123552767 isoform X2 — protein sequence MPGRGRGVRRKARNPTTAKRQCIDLPEAPESDENTDIWLCGDSIVHWAGVQAVKTGKPDLKLDKKVGWYGIRGMSWSSFIHSLQLKIAFQKPPSIFMIHLGGNDVSKFSLCRIFNLISKGLNYVASTFPECVIIWCDILPRLNWGTGQIYKKADGKRRRINRFGRQKVLALPKGDVLSIDIDTDTPGFYRLDGVHLSLVGLEYFLDALKDKLVSRL from the exons ATGCCTGGCCGTGGGAGAGGCGTTCGTAGGAAAGCAAGGAACCCTACAACTGCCAAGAGGCAATGTATTGATCTGCCAGAAGCGCCGGAATCTGATGAAAATACAG ATATCTGGTTGTGCGGTGATTCAATTGTACATTGGGCCGGTGTCCAGGCAGTGAAGACAGGCAAACCAGATCTGAAACTTGATAAAAAGGTGGGCTGGTATGGTATAAGGGGAATGTCCTGGTCTTCGTTTATTCACAGCCTTCAGCTAAAGATAGCTTTTCAAAAGCCCCCTAGTATTTTTATGATTCATTTGGGTGGCAATGATGTGAGCAAGTTTTCTCTGTGTcgtattttcaatttaatatccaAAGGTTTGAATTATGTGGCATCAACTTTTCCGGAGTGTGTTATCATTTGGTGTGACATCTTGCCAAGGTTAAATTGGGGTACTggtcaaatttataaaaaagcagatgGCAAAAGACGGCGTATTAACAGGTTTGGTCGCCAAAAAGTTCTTGCTTTGCCCAAGGGCGACGTGTTGTCCATAGACATTGACACTGATACCCCCGGATTTTATCGTTTAGATGGGGTGCATTTATCACTGGTGGGGCTTGAATATTTTTTAGACGCTTTAAAAGACAAACTAGTTTCGCGGCTttga